The Phragmitibacter flavus genome contains a region encoding:
- a CDS encoding LamG-like jellyroll fold domain-containing protein — MVSVTGLCIGMGLGFCFGLGIGMSGAQGATVLYYQMEGTAGTTAAAVADSGANGLTGTAGNYGGGGAATPTYSGVTVGPIITAGIGGAVVNANNTTSLKFENPGVAGGNFQTNAGGRVTLASSALLEPANFTIEAFVRVESQIQFASIVGKERNSGSTWLMDSNPSGHSGVTEPTNMTLRARIDHQVLESSGGMGSGQNQSFGSSGSISSAATGLGDGWHHVAMTYDDSENRVRLFVDYVQVGTGVLSADGVQDLVYNGGLFFIGGGGGGRGFDGWIDEVRFSDSLLVTNDFLRVVPEPGRMVLLMMAGLMGMMWRRRG, encoded by the coding sequence ATGGTTTCGGTGACCGGGCTCTGCATTGGTATGGGCTTGGGCTTCTGCTTCGGATTGGGAATTGGTATGAGTGGAGCGCAGGGGGCGACGGTTTTGTATTACCAGATGGAGGGAACCGCCGGGACGACCGCTGCTGCAGTTGCCGATTCTGGGGCGAACGGGTTGACGGGAACGGCGGGTAATTATGGTGGTGGCGGGGCGGCGACACCAACCTACAGCGGCGTCACGGTGGGGCCGATCATTACGGCGGGGATTGGTGGGGCGGTGGTGAATGCCAACAACACGACGTCGTTGAAGTTTGAGAATCCGGGGGTGGCCGGTGGGAATTTTCAGACGAATGCAGGTGGCCGGGTGACGCTGGCGTCCTCGGCGTTGTTGGAACCAGCGAATTTTACCATTGAGGCATTTGTGCGGGTGGAAAGTCAGATTCAGTTTGCGAGTATTGTAGGGAAAGAGCGCAATTCGGGATCGACCTGGCTGATGGATTCGAACCCGTCGGGGCATTCGGGGGTGACTGAACCTACGAATATGACCTTGCGGGCAAGGATTGATCATCAAGTTCTCGAGTCGTCGGGTGGGATGGGTTCGGGGCAGAATCAATCTTTTGGTTCATCGGGCTCGATTTCTTCAGCGGCGACGGGTTTGGGCGATGGATGGCATCACGTGGCGATGACTTATGATGATTCGGAAAACCGTGTGCGCTTGTTCGTGGATTATGTGCAGGTGGGCACCGGGGTTCTCAGTGCTGACGGGGTGCAGGACCTGGTGTATAACGGTGGCCTGTTTTTCATCGGCGGCGGCGGTGGCGGACGTGGGTTTGACGGGTGGATTGATGAGGTGCGGTTTTCGGATTCATTGCTGGTGACCAATGACTTCCTTCGCGTGGTGCCCGAGCCCGGCAGGATGGTGTTGCTGATGATGGCAGGGTTGATGGGGATGATGTGGCGGCGGCGCGGGTGA
- a CDS encoding DUF4268 domain-containing protein has product MPLYEMTSDAFLPLARASFANLKVRERDDLQRLLRTQIDVLGDDLYVLTEEFGDWDESRRRIDLLAIDTLANLVVVELKRTNDGGHMELQAIRYASMVSAMTFDRAEQIHANFLSRIGQPADEARTRMLDFLGWENPEEESFAPDVRIVLVSEDFGKELTTAVLWLRERDIDIRCVRLRPYLDAGKHLIDVQQIIPLPEANEYQVQLREKEQVDRKRRVGRHDERLKFWETLIAMARTRQTRHAHRKPGTAGYLSATSGVAGLSFNYAIGLQTASTELYIDRGNELENKSIFEQLLARKDEIEATFGAPLLWEPLETKRACRIKDTIERGGYRSPESEWTMIQSSMIDSMIKLEAALKPGLSALGI; this is encoded by the coding sequence ATGCCACTCTACGAAATGACTTCCGATGCCTTCCTGCCGCTCGCCCGGGCATCGTTCGCCAACCTTAAGGTTCGTGAGCGCGACGACTTGCAACGGCTCCTGCGCACCCAGATTGATGTGCTCGGCGACGATCTCTATGTCCTTACCGAAGAGTTCGGCGACTGGGACGAAAGCCGCCGTCGCATTGACCTGCTTGCCATCGACACCCTGGCAAACCTTGTCGTTGTCGAACTCAAACGCACCAACGATGGCGGCCACATGGAACTCCAGGCCATCCGCTATGCCAGCATGGTTTCCGCCATGACCTTTGACCGCGCCGAGCAGATTCACGCCAACTTTCTCTCCCGCATCGGCCAGCCAGCCGATGAAGCCAGAACGCGCATGCTCGACTTCCTCGGCTGGGAAAATCCCGAAGAGGAATCCTTCGCACCCGATGTGCGCATCGTGCTCGTCTCCGAAGATTTTGGCAAGGAACTCACCACCGCTGTTCTCTGGCTTCGCGAGCGGGACATCGACATCCGCTGCGTGCGGCTGCGTCCCTACCTCGACGCCGGTAAACACTTGATCGACGTGCAGCAAATCATCCCTCTTCCTGAAGCCAACGAGTATCAGGTGCAGCTTCGAGAAAAGGAGCAGGTTGACCGCAAAAGACGGGTGGGACGGCACGACGAGCGCCTGAAATTCTGGGAAACACTCATCGCCATGGCGCGCACCCGCCAGACCCGGCACGCGCATCGCAAACCAGGAACCGCCGGCTACCTCAGCGCAACATCCGGAGTCGCTGGCCTGAGTTTTAACTACGCGATCGGCCTGCAAACCGCCAGCACCGAACTTTACATTGATCGTGGGAACGAACTTGAGAACAAAAGCATCTTCGAACAACTGCTTGCCCGCAAAGATGAGATCGAGGCAACCTTTGGCGCACCTCTTTTGTGGGAACCTCTTGAGACAAAACGTGCCTGTAGAATCAAGGACACCATCGAACGCGGCGGCTATCGCAGTCCCGAGTCCGAATGGACCATGATTCAATCAAGCATGATCGATAGCATGATCAAACTCGAGGCAGCACTAAAACCGGGACTTTCGGCACTAGGAATTTAA
- a CDS encoding restriction endonuclease subunit S — translation MKLETFFNKFDQFADAPNAVVKMRELVRHLAVTGTLVEQDESDESALALLDKIAAYKTALSKKGKLRGPTTVSPMSTDTNTRVLPLSWTWVRFGEIMVNRDGERIPVSKEERTTKAKTYDYYGASGVIDKIDGYLFDKPLLLIGEDGANLINRSTPIAFMARGLYWVNNHAHVLDGISEDFLRYIELHINAINLEPYVTGSAQPKMNQAKMNSIPIALPPLAEQKRIVAKVDELMALCDRLEALQEERETRHATLARASLARFAEAPTPANLDWIFHPSYPIPPADLRKAILTLAVQGKLVPQDPNDEPAELALQTCGVDTQRWVVARTEKRQDVPSSWTWLRFAGVGEQRLGKMLDVQKNRGVSKPYLRNTNVQWMRFELDDIKEMRVEEREEDELRLKHGDLLICEGGEPGRCAIWRDDAPEMYFQKALHRVRPCDEILSEFLALNLQIDCRNEVLAGYFTGATIKHLTGRSLRAYPIPIPPLAEQRRIVAKVEQLMALVDALETQLAASRATAANLLSALVAELTGTTNHSSVTPSSTSSTGKRGRPRKSS, via the coding sequence ATGAAGCTGGAAACGTTTTTCAACAAGTTCGACCAGTTTGCTGACGCCCCGAACGCGGTGGTGAAGATGCGTGAACTGGTGCGACACTTGGCAGTGACGGGGACTCTCGTCGAACAAGATGAAAGCGACGAATCAGCCTTGGCTTTGCTCGATAAGATTGCTGCTTACAAAACAGCGTTGTCAAAGAAAGGAAAATTGCGCGGACCGACCACCGTCTCTCCGATGTCCACAGATACGAACACTCGCGTGCTTCCATTGTCTTGGACGTGGGTGCGCTTCGGCGAGATCATGGTTAACCGAGACGGGGAGCGTATTCCGGTCAGCAAAGAGGAACGCACTACGAAAGCGAAGACTTACGACTACTACGGTGCGTCTGGAGTCATTGACAAGATTGACGGCTATCTTTTTGATAAACCACTGCTTCTAATTGGCGAAGACGGGGCGAACCTCATCAACCGCTCGACGCCCATAGCGTTCATGGCACGAGGCCTCTATTGGGTGAACAATCACGCCCATGTTCTCGACGGAATATCCGAAGATTTCCTCCGCTACATCGAGCTCCACATCAACGCAATTAATCTTGAGCCCTACGTCACTGGATCCGCACAGCCGAAGATGAATCAGGCGAAGATGAACAGCATCCCCATCGCCCTTCCACCCCTCGCCGAGCAGAAGCGGATCGTGGCGAAGGTGGATGAGTTGATGGCGTTGTGTGATCGGCTGGAGGCGCTGCAGGAGGAACGGGAGACGCGACACGCCACGCTCGCCCGCGCGTCGCTAGCCCGCTTTGCCGAAGCACCCACCCCGGCCAACCTTGACTGGATCTTCCATCCGTCCTACCCCATCCCCCCCGCCGACCTCCGCAAAGCCATCCTCACCCTCGCCGTCCAAGGCAAACTCGTCCCCCAAGACCCCAACGACGAACCGGCAGAGCTTGCGCTTCAAACGTGTGGCGTTGACACGCAGCGGTGGGTTGTCGCGAGAACGGAGAAAAGACAGGATGTCCCGAGTTCGTGGACTTGGCTTAGGTTCGCAGGAGTCGGCGAACAGCGGCTAGGGAAGATGCTTGATGTGCAAAAGAATCGCGGAGTGTCGAAACCCTATCTTAGAAACACCAACGTGCAATGGATGCGCTTCGAACTCGATGACATTAAGGAGATGCGCGTTGAAGAAAGGGAGGAAGACGAACTTCGCCTGAAACATGGAGACCTGCTGATTTGCGAAGGTGGCGAACCCGGTCGCTGTGCCATTTGGCGAGACGACGCACCAGAAATGTATTTTCAGAAGGCCCTTCACCGCGTCCGCCCGTGCGATGAAATCCTGTCCGAGTTTTTGGCGTTGAACCTGCAAATTGACTGCCGAAACGAAGTGCTCGCGGGGTATTTCACGGGTGCAACAATCAAGCATCTCACCGGACGTTCCCTACGCGCCTATCCAATCCCCATCCCTCCCCTCGCCGAACAGCGCCGGATCGTCGCCAAAGTGGAGCAACTGATGGCCTTGGTGGACGCGTTGGAAACGCAACTCGCCGCCTCCCGAGCCACCGCCGCCAACCTCCTCTCCGCCCTCGTCGCGGAACTCACCGGCACGACCAACCACAGTTCCGTAACACCTTCGTCTACCTCCAGCACCGGCAAACGTGGGCGTCCGCGCAAATCATCATAG
- a CDS encoding type I restriction-modification system subunit M, which produces MPNVSNLVKTIQDIMRKDAGTYGDAQRLEQLGWMFFLKIFDDREQEMELLRDHYKSPLPQHLRWSTWAKNEEGITGEALLDFINNTLLPKLKNLTSGGDKITTLIRTAFEDANNYMKNGTLMRQVINKINGIDFNASDDRHMFGDIYEKLLKDLQSAGNSGEFYTPRAVTQFIVEQVNPRLGETVLDPACGTGGFLVCAIEHLRKQVKTEADERIIQDCFAGIEKKHLPHVLCMTNLLLHGIDIPSNVRHDNTLARPLRDWGPKERVDVIVTNPPFGGMEEDGIESNYPAEFRTRETADLFLVLLMKILKPGGRAGLVLPDGTLFGEGVKTRIKEALLTECNLHTIVRLPNGVFNPYTSIRTNLLFFTKGTPTKEVWYYEHPYPPGAKSYNKGKPIRIEEFEAERTWWGKPDKKGLYSKREENEQAWRVSIDTIKAGNFNLDLKNPHSPDTGPGDVDHLLPEYEKLLAQIAATRAKLKQDLHHALNATAGTVE; this is translated from the coding sequence ATGCCCAACGTCTCCAACCTCGTCAAAACCATTCAGGACATCATGCGCAAGGACGCCGGAACTTACGGCGACGCACAACGCCTCGAACAGCTCGGCTGGATGTTCTTCCTCAAAATCTTTGATGACCGCGAACAGGAAATGGAACTCTTGCGCGACCATTATAAATCCCCGCTGCCACAGCATTTGCGCTGGTCCACCTGGGCCAAAAACGAGGAGGGCATCACTGGCGAGGCGCTGCTCGATTTCATCAACAACACCCTCCTTCCCAAGCTCAAGAACCTCACCAGCGGCGGCGACAAAATTACGACCCTCATCCGCACCGCCTTCGAGGACGCCAACAACTACATGAAGAACGGCACGTTGATGCGCCAGGTCATCAACAAGATTAATGGCATCGACTTCAATGCCTCCGATGACCGCCACATGTTCGGCGACATCTACGAAAAGCTCCTTAAGGACCTGCAATCCGCAGGCAACTCTGGGGAATTCTACACCCCACGCGCCGTCACCCAGTTCATCGTCGAACAGGTCAATCCCCGCCTCGGCGAAACGGTCCTCGATCCTGCATGCGGCACTGGTGGCTTCCTCGTCTGCGCCATCGAACATCTTCGCAAGCAGGTCAAAACCGAAGCTGACGAGCGTATCATCCAGGACTGCTTCGCTGGCATCGAGAAGAAGCACCTCCCGCACGTGCTGTGCATGACCAACCTCCTCCTCCACGGCATCGACATCCCCTCCAACGTCCGTCACGATAACACCCTCGCCCGTCCATTGCGCGACTGGGGTCCAAAGGAGCGCGTCGACGTCATCGTCACCAACCCCCCGTTTGGAGGCATGGAGGAGGACGGCATTGAATCCAACTATCCCGCCGAGTTCCGCACCCGCGAGACCGCCGACCTCTTCCTAGTGCTCCTCATGAAAATCCTCAAGCCCGGCGGCCGCGCCGGACTCGTGCTGCCCGACGGAACACTCTTTGGAGAAGGCGTCAAAACCCGCATCAAGGAAGCCCTCCTCACCGAGTGCAACCTCCACACCATCGTCCGCCTGCCCAACGGCGTCTTTAATCCCTACACCAGCATCCGCACCAACCTCCTCTTCTTCACCAAAGGCACGCCCACCAAGGAAGTCTGGTATTACGAGCACCCCTATCCCCCCGGCGCCAAAAGCTACAACAAAGGCAAACCCATCCGCATCGAAGAATTCGAAGCCGAACGCACCTGGTGGGGCAAACCCGACAAAAAAGGCCTCTACAGCAAACGCGAAGAAAACGAACAAGCCTGGCGCGTCTCCATCGACACCATCAAGGCCGGCAACTTCAACCTCGACCTCAAAAACCCACACAGCCCAGACACCGGCCCCGGCGACGTGGACCACCTCCTCCCCGAATACGAAAAGCTCCTCGCCCAGATTGCCGCCACTCGCGCCAAGCTGAAACAGGACCTCCACCATGCCCTCAACGCCACCGCCGGGACTGTCGAATGA